In Sphingomicrobium sediminis, the genomic window CGCTGAGACGCGCGGCGAGCACCTTCTGGTTGCCTTCGATGACCGCCTGCGGATCGCTGCTTTCGAGGTTCGCGGTGCAGACGAAGGCGGGCGCGAGCTTCTCGCCGTCGGTCATCACGAAATATTTCTGGTCGGCGCGCGCGGTCTTCTGGATGACCTCGGGCGGCACGTCGAGAAAGTCGGGGTCGAAGCGACCGAGAAGCGGCACCGGCCATTCGGTCAGCCCCGAATTCTCGATGACGAGCCCTTCGTCCTCGATGAGGTCATAGCCGGCTTCGGCGGCAAGCTTCTTGGCGCCGTCGCGGACGATGCCCTCGCGCTCCTCATGGTCGACCAGCACATGCGCCATACGCAGCTTTTCGACATAGTCGGACGCACCGGCGAAGGTGATCTCGCCCGGATGATGGAAGCGGTGGCCGAGGCTAGCGGCGCCGCAACCAACGCCCTCAATCTCAACCGGCACCACATCGCCGCCCAGCATCGCGACGATGCGATGCAGCGGGCGGACCCAGCGCAAGCTCTCGCTCGACGCCGAGGCTTTGCCCCAGCGCATCGACTTGGGCCACGGAAAGTCGCGAATGATCGCGGTGATTGCGGGGCCGAGGATATCGGCGGTCGGTCGACCCGGCTTGTCGATTACGGCGAAGTAAGTATCGCGTCCCTTGAGGTCGCGCACTTCCAATTCGTCGCGGCTCAGGCCCACCTTGCGCAGGAAGCCTTCGATCGCCTGGTCGGGCGCAGCCGTCGGCGGCCCCTTGGTTTCCTCGCGCACCGCTTCGGTTTCGGCCGGCAGTCCGATTGCGATCAGCGCAAGACGGCGCGGGGTCGAATAGGTCGTGATGCTGTCAGCCTTGAGACCCGCATTGGCGAGCTGCGCGGCGAACAGACGCTCGAGGTCGGCGCGGGCCTTGGCCTGCATGCGCGCCGGAATTTCCTCGGAGAAGAGTTCGAGCAGGAAATCAGCCATTGGCCGTCTCCTCTTCATGCGTCAGCCAGGCGGCACAGGCGCCCTTCGCGAGATCGCGCACGCGGCCGATATAGGCCTGGCGCTCGGCGACCGAGATCACCCCCCTCGCCTGCAGCGTATTGAAGATGTGGCTGGCCTTGATGGCCTGCTCATAGGCCGCCAGCGGCAAGGCGTTGTTGAGGCAGTTCTCCGCCTCGCCCGCAGCCTTCTTGAACAGGTCGAACAGCATTTCGGTGTCGGCCACTTCGAAATGGTATTTCGACATCTGCTTCTCATTTTCGAGGAAGACGTCGCGATAGGTCATGCCGTGATTGTTGAAGGCGAGGTCGAACACATTGTCGACGCCCTGAATGTACATGGCGAGGCGCTCGAGCCCGTAGGTGAGCTCGCCCGCGACCGGCTTGCAGTCGAAACCGCCGACCTGCTGGAAATAGGTGAACTGGGTCACTTCCATCCCGTCGCACCACACTTCCCAGCCGAGGCCCCAGGCGCCCAAAGTCGGGCTTTCCCAGTCATCCTCGACAAAGCGGATATCGTGTTTCAGCGGATCGACATCGATCTCGCGGAGGCTGCCAAGATAGAGGTCCTGCAAATTCTCCGGACTCGGCTTCAGCATCACCTGATACTGGTAATAGTGGCCGAGACGGTTCGGATTTTCGCCATAGCGCCCGTCGGTCGGGCGGCGGCACGGCTGAACGTAGGCGGCGGCCCAGGGCTTGGGCCCCAGCGCGCGCAGCGTCGTCGCCGGATGGAAGGTCCCTGCCCCCATTTCCATGTCATAGGGCTGGAGAATCGCGCAGCCCTGCGCACCCCAATAGGCGTGCAGGCGCAGGATAAGGTCTTGGAAGCTCAGCATGATGGCTTGGGCTTTGGCGAAGGTGGCCGCACGGGTCAAGCAATGAGAGAAGAAGTCACGCTTTCCTCCCAAAAAGGAAGGTCATGGCGACTTTTTGTCAGGAGTTCTTGACATAGTCAGCGAATCGCGACATATTGTCAGCACAACCTGACAAAAGGGAACGCAAACGTGACTAATGAAGACCCCAAGAACAGCGATCAGCAGATCGATAGCGTCATCAAGCGCATCTTTTCGCCGCAGAACGATGCGGACCGCGAATTGATGTGGACGGCCATCGTCGCTTTCGCTTTTGGCGCGCTGATCTTCTGATCATGCTCGCCCCGCCCGCACAGCGCGTCGCCAACGCCCTCGCCATCCTGATCCTGATCGTTTTCATGGTTGGCGTGGCGGACGGGCTCACCAACCTATCGAGTGCAATAGCCGGATGACCTCGCTCATGAAGAACGACCTCAAAGTCCTGCGTGCGATCAATGGCTGGAGCCAGGCCGAGCTGGCGGGACGTCTCGACGTCTCGCGTCAGGCGGTCAATGCGATCGAGACCGGCAAGCACGATCCGTCGCTGCCTCTAGCCTTCAAGATTGCTCGCCTGTTCAACAAACCCATCGAGGAAATTTTCGATGACGAAGCGTGATGAGAACCTGACCGGCGAGCAGCGCGAGGCGAAACGCCGCCGCCGCTTCTGGAAGATGATGGCAGGGTTCGCGCTGGCGGGCTTCCTGTCGGCCTTCTTTGCTGGCTTCTTCACCGGCTTTTCCGACGGCATTGGCAGCCCGATCGCGCTGATCGTCTTCTTGGTCTGCTGCGCCGCCTTCTACACCTGGATCAGCGCCTATTTCTTCCGCACCGTCGACGAGCTCGAAGTCGCCGACAATCTGTGGGGCAGCCTGATCGGCCTCTATTTCTATCTCGGCGCGCAGCCGGCCTGGTGGGTGCTCCACGATGCCGGCGTGGTCGGACCGATCGAACATTGGCCGCTCTATATCGCCACCGTCTTCGTCGCCATGGCCGCCTATGTCGGCCGCAAGATCCTCAACCGCTAGTTTCCGGGACCGATATCATCATGACCGACACCAACAACCTCACCCCCGGCGAAGCCAAATTGAAGGCCCGCGAAAAGGCCACCATGCGGCTCATATTCGGCGGTTTCCTCATCGGCCTCATCGTCGGCGCGTCGCTCGCCATCGGTTCCGACGGCTCGATCTTCGATCCGAACAGCGAATGGTCGCCCAAGGTGAGCCTGGCCATCAGCATCTTCTTCCTCGCCGCACTGCCGCCCTTGCTGTGGTACGCACAAAAAGGCGCGGACGATTACGAGCTGGCGCACCAGCGCTTCGGCTTCGAGATCGCCTTCTTCCTCGTCATCATCGCCTATCCCGTCTGGTACACCCTCTGGAAAGGCGGCTTCCTGATCGAGCCTCAGCACGAGGCCGTATTCGGCACCATGTTCATCGTCAGCCTGATCGGCTACGCCTGGCACAGGTTCCGCTAACTCACTGCAATAACGACACAAATTTATAACCTGAAAGGAAATATCATGCCCAAGTTGCGTCTGAAATCCACCATTTCGCGTCTCGCCCTCGCCCCGCTCGCAGCCTTCGCCGTTGCCGGCGCCACCCCTGCCCTCGCCCAGGAGGCCGTCGATGCCGATCCGGCGCTGTGGGTGGTCGAGGATGAGGATACGACCATCTACCTGTTCGGCACCTTCCACGTGATGAAGGCGGGCGTCGACTGGTTCAATGACGAGGTCCGCGTTGCCTATGACGCGTCGGATGAAGTCGTCGTCGAAGCGGTTCTCCCCGAAGATCCGGCCGAACTCCAGCCGATCATCATGCAATATGCGCTGTCGAAGAATGACACCCCGCTCACGGCCGAACTCTCCGAAGAAGGCCAGACCAAACTGGGCGAGATCCTGACCTCGCTGGGCGCGCCCGCCAATGCACTCGATGCGTTCACGCCGGCCTTTGCCAGCACCAACCTGTTGGCCGCGTTCCTGCCGGCTATGGGTTTCTCCACGGAACTCGGCATCGACAAGCTGATCATCGCCGAGGCGGAGCAGGACGGAAAACCTGTCTCGGCGCTCGAAACCCCCGAGTTCCAGTTTTCGATGCTGTTTGCCGGCCAATCGGAAGAGGAACAGGCCAAGCAGCTCGATCAGATGCTCGCCGATTTCGGGGAGACGCCCGAATTCCTCAACGCAATGCTCGAGGCTTGGAAAACCGGTGATGAAGTCGGCTTCAAGTCGATGCTCGATGAAATGAACGATGAGAGCGAAGAGGCCTACGACATCATCTTCACCAACCGGAACATCACCTGGGCCGACTGGATCGAAGATCGCCTCGCCGAGCCTGGCACCGTCTTCATGGCGGTCGGCACTGGCCACCTCGCCGGTGACGACAGCGTCCAGGTGCAGCTTGAAGAAAAGGGGATTGCCTCGCGCCGCGCCAACTAGGCATGATGCGAGCCAACCTGGCATGAGGAGGGCGCTCCCGCTTTGGGGGCGCCCTTTTTCGTGTCGACAGGACAGGAAGGTGTTTGATGACCCGTATCGCCGCACTCGCCGGAACCGCCATCGCGCTGACGCTCGGCGCATGTTCGTCCACCGGTAGCAATGTCGAACCCTATGATAGCAGCGCTGCAGTCTCGATCGCGCCGCCCGTATCCGCAGCCGACACGACCGATCGCGTCGACCCTGCAATCTGGCTGGTGAGCGACGAGGACACGGCCATCTACCTGCTCGGCACGTTCCACCTGCTGCCCGCCGACTATGAATGGCGCACGCCGCTCATCGATACGGCAATCGCCAACAGCCAGGAGCTGATCCTCGAAACGCTGATCGATCCCGACAAGCCTGCCGAGCTGACCATGGCGATCCAAGAATTGGGCATCAGCCCCGGCCTGCCGCCGATCCTCAGCCGCGTGCCGCCGACGTACCGCCCTCGCCTCGAAGCACGGATCGCACAGAGCGGGTATCCGGTCACTGCCTTCAACGCGATGGAAAGCTGGGCCGCCGGCCTTACCTTCTTCAGCTTCCAGATGGCCGATCTCGGCCTGTCGTCGGATGCCGGGGTCGAGGTCGACCTGCGCGCAGCCTTCGAAGCGGCGAACAAGCCGCTCGGCCAGCTCGAGACCAATGTCGAGCAGCTCTCCTATCTCGACGGCATGAGCGAGGCCACGCAGCGCGCTTTTCTCGCCTCGACGCTCGAATCCCCGGAGGAAACAAAGGCACAGTTCAGCGACATGCTTGCGGCATGGACGCGCGGCGACGTCGATGCCATCGCGATGACCTTCAATGACGGCATGGCCCCCGGCAGCGAACTGCGCGAGGCCATCCTCACGCGTCGCAACGCGAAGTGGGCCGACTGGATCGATGCGCGGCTCGACCAGCCCGGCACGATCATGATCGCAGTCGGTGCAGGCCACCTCGCCGGACCCGACAGCCTCGTGCGGATGGTGTCGGCCGACGGGCACAGCGTCCAGCGCCTGAACTAGGCCACCAAACCTGTCCCAAATCGGGTCTCGCATCGCCGCGACTTGCGTGGCATCGTGCCTGATGAATCAACGGCTTATCTGAAGGTTTTCCTGATGCGTATCCCCTCTTCCCTGCTCGGCATTGCCGCCTCCTTCTCGCTCGCCGCGCCGGCGTTTGCGCAGGATGAAGCGCCCGTCGTGCCGCCCCCCATCATCGTGAATACGGCGCCGCCGGTGAACGTCTATCAGGATGAGGCTTCAGAAGAGGCCGATTTCAACGGGCCCGCTTTGTGGAAGCTCGCTGATGAGGACACCACCATCTACCTTTTCGGCACCATTCATGTCCTGCCGTGGGGTCAGCAATGGCGCACCGATCTAATTGACGAGAAAATTGCGGAATCCGATGCGCTCGTCATCGAGACGCTCGTACCGGAGAACCCCTTCCACATGCTCGGTGCCATGGCCGAGATCGCCTATGATCCGACACTTCCCAAGCTGAAGGATCGCATCGACCCGAAGCTGCATGAGGCGCTCGACGCGCTGATCGCCAAGGGCGAATTGCCCGCGCCTTTCTATGACGGCCTCGAAAATTGGGCCGTCGCCATGTTCCTCGCCGAGAATGTCGAGGAGATCGAACGCGGCCCGGGTGCCGAGGACAGCCTCCAGCGTAGCTTCAAGAACATGGGCAAGCGGATCGGCCAACTCGAGACTTTCACGTTCCAGATCGGCATCTTCGACCGTCTCGATCCCGAATATCAGGAGCTCTGGCTGCAGGGCGTGATCGAAGCCTCGATGGTCGAGGAAGCCGAGGAATCCGCGCAGGACGAATTTCAGACCATGGTCGACACCTGGATCGCCGGCGAGAGCCTCGATCTCACCGTCGAGATGGAAGAATATCAGGTCGAGGAAACCATCGAGGCCAGCGAAGAGGAAATCGCGTTGATGGAAGGCTTCAATGCGCAGTTCCTCGAATATCTGTTGTTCGAGCGCAATCGTAACTGGGTGGACTGGCTTGAACGCCGACTTGACCGACCTGGAACGGTGTTCGTCGCGGTCGGCGCGGGCCATATGTGGGGTGAGAAATCGGTGCCCGATTATCTGGCCGCTGCGGGCTATACGCTCGAACGCCTGCAATAGGGCGCAGCACCTCCCGCAAATGCTTGCCAAAGCGCACTCTTTCCCCTAGAGCGCGCCGGTTCCCGTCATGGTCATCCCTGGAGGCGTGGCGGAGCAAATGAAAAATCATTGGAGAAGAAGCACATGAGCGATCAGCTGACGCTGCCCGCCGAGATGCGCGAACGGGCTGGCAAGGGAGCCTCCCGTGCCCTGCGTAACGAAGGTCGGGTCCCCGCCGTAATCTACGGCGCGAAGAAAGATCCCATCGGCATTCATGTCGAGGAAAAAGAACTCACCAAGATGCTCCAGACGGGGCATTTCATGAACTCGATCGTCGAGGTGAGCGTCGACGGTGACAAGCACCGCACCCTGCCCAAGGACGTGCAGTTCCACCCCGTCACGAGCCGCCCGATCCACGTCGACTTCTTCCGCCTGTCGAAGGGTGCGACCGTCCAGGTCAACATCCCGATCCGCATCACCGATGAAGAAGCATCGCCCGGCAAGAAGGCTGGCGGCGTGCTCAACATCGTGCGCCACGAACTGGAACTGTCGGTCGACGCGACCGCCATTCCGGACGAAGTCGTGGTCAGCCTCGATGGCATGGAAATCGGCGACTCGATTCACCTGTCCGACGTAGAGCTGCCCGAAGGCGCCAAGTCGGTCATCGATCGCGACTTCACGATCCTCACCATGGTCGCGCCGCGCGTCCAGAAGGTTGAAGAAGAAGAGACCGATGAAGAGGGTGAAGAGGTCGCAGCGGACGAGGTCCCGGCCACCGAGCAGAAGGACGATGCCGAAGGCGGCGACGCCGAATAAGCATCGCATTCCTGCGGACATCTTCAAGCCGCCGCTCATCCTATCGGGTGGGCGGCGGTTTTCTTTTGCGTTAGGGAAGCGGCATGCAGATCTGGGCGGGGCTCGGCAATCCGGGCGAGAAATATCGACTTCACCGGCACAATGTCGGCTTCATGGCGCTGGACACCATTGCCGAGACCTATGGATTCTCGCCCGAGAAGAAGCAGTTCAAGGGCATCGTCCGCGAAGGCCGCATCGGGCGGGAAAAGGTCATCCTGCTCAAGCCCCAGACCTTCATGAACAAGAGCGGGGAGTCCGTCCGCGCGGCGCTCGATTTCTACAAGCTCGACGCTGACGATCTCACCGTCTTTCATGACGAACTCGATCTCGCGCCGATGAAAGTGAAAGTCCGCGACGGCGGTGGGCTCGCCGGGCATAACGGCCTCAGGAGCATCAACCAGCATCTCGGCCCCGATTTCCGCCGCGTGCGCATCGGCATCGGCCATCCCGGCCACAAGGACCGCGTGACCGGCCACGTTCTCGGCAACTATGCCAAGGCAGAGATGGACGACCTGATCCACATGCTTGGCGTCATCGCCTCGGAAGCCGAATGGCTAGCCGATGGCGACGGGCCGCGCTTCATGAATGACGTCGCGCTCAGGCAGTCTTCTTAGCCGCCGCCTTCTTCTTCGCTGGCGCCTTCTTGGTCGCGGCTTTCTTGACCGCTGCCGGTTTCTTCGCCGCACCGGCCTTGGTTGCGGCGGCACCAGTGCCCTTCACGACCTGCTTTTGGCGATCGGCCATCGCCTGGCGCATCTTCTGGACGTTCATTGTCACGCGCGCATTGAAGGCGATGGTTACGCGATCTTCCTCGCTCGTATTGGGATGGACCCAATGCTTGGCGCCCGAGGGGAAGACCAGCAACGTGCCGGCATTGGGATGGAAGGTCTGGATGCCCGCCAGGCTCGGCGCCTTGACCAGCCCCTGCCCCGCCGGCGCGCTGCGATGATCGATAAACTCGATCGCGCCCGAATTGGGGTTCTTGTCAGCCGATTTGTCCGGGACCGAGACGTAATAGGCGCCCGACCAGAAGCTGCCCGGATGATCGTGCGGCGTATTGTAGCCGCCCTCCGGGTTCACATTGACCCAGCCATCGCATTCGAGGCGGAGATTTTCGTAATCGGTTGCCTTGCCGCCCATCCGGCGGGTTAGCGCAGCGACTGCTTTCATGATCGCCTGGGCAAGCTCGCGATGGGCCGGCTCCTTGCGCTGGAAGAAGTCCAGTCCCGAATGCCAGCCTTCTCGGTTGGAGCGGATGATCCCCTGCTCCTTCTCGCGACGCGCGGCGATTTCCTTCATCAGCTCGGCGTTGATGCGCTCATGATCCTCGATACGGATGACGGCCAGCGGCGTAGGAAACAGGCTGCGGACGTTGACGATCTTGTGCCCCATCGGGGTCCCCCTTTTCATGCAAGTTTCGACCTTAATGCGGCGCGAACCTTGACCTTTCAACCGAAAAGGGGGTTTTCGCTTGGGGCATGACCACACGACTCCTCTTCGCATCGCCGCTCTACC contains:
- a CDS encoding glycine--tRNA ligase subunit alpha — its product is MLSFQDLILRLHAYWGAQGCAILQPYDMEMGAGTFHPATTLRALGPKPWAAAYVQPCRRPTDGRYGENPNRLGHYYQYQVMLKPSPENLQDLYLGSLREIDVDPLKHDIRFVEDDWESPTLGAWGLGWEVWCDGMEVTQFTYFQQVGGFDCKPVAGELTYGLERLAMYIQGVDNVFDLAFNNHGMTYRDVFLENEKQMSKYHFEVADTEMLFDLFKKAAGEAENCLNNALPLAAYEQAIKASHIFNTLQARGVISVAERQAYIGRVRDLAKGACAAWLTHEEETANG
- a CDS encoding helix-turn-helix transcriptional regulator, coding for MKNDLKVLRAINGWSQAELAGRLDVSRQAVNAIETGKHDPSLPLAFKIARLFNKPIEEIFDDEA
- a CDS encoding TraB/GumN family protein — its product is MPKLRLKSTISRLALAPLAAFAVAGATPALAQEAVDADPALWVVEDEDTTIYLFGTFHVMKAGVDWFNDEVRVAYDASDEVVVEAVLPEDPAELQPIIMQYALSKNDTPLTAELSEEGQTKLGEILTSLGAPANALDAFTPAFASTNLLAAFLPAMGFSTELGIDKLIIAEAEQDGKPVSALETPEFQFSMLFAGQSEEEQAKQLDQMLADFGETPEFLNAMLEAWKTGDEVGFKSMLDEMNDESEEAYDIIFTNRNITWADWIEDRLAEPGTVFMAVGTGHLAGDDSVQVQLEEKGIASRRAN
- a CDS encoding TraB/GumN family protein, which encodes MTRIAALAGTAIALTLGACSSTGSNVEPYDSSAAVSIAPPVSAADTTDRVDPAIWLVSDEDTAIYLLGTFHLLPADYEWRTPLIDTAIANSQELILETLIDPDKPAELTMAIQELGISPGLPPILSRVPPTYRPRLEARIAQSGYPVTAFNAMESWAAGLTFFSFQMADLGLSSDAGVEVDLRAAFEAANKPLGQLETNVEQLSYLDGMSEATQRAFLASTLESPEETKAQFSDMLAAWTRGDVDAIAMTFNDGMAPGSELREAILTRRNAKWADWIDARLDQPGTIMIAVGAGHLAGPDSLVRMVSADGHSVQRLN
- a CDS encoding TraB/GumN family protein; the protein is MRIPSSLLGIAASFSLAAPAFAQDEAPVVPPPIIVNTAPPVNVYQDEASEEADFNGPALWKLADEDTTIYLFGTIHVLPWGQQWRTDLIDEKIAESDALVIETLVPENPFHMLGAMAEIAYDPTLPKLKDRIDPKLHEALDALIAKGELPAPFYDGLENWAVAMFLAENVEEIERGPGAEDSLQRSFKNMGKRIGQLETFTFQIGIFDRLDPEYQELWLQGVIEASMVEEAEESAQDEFQTMVDTWIAGESLDLTVEMEEYQVEETIEASEEEIALMEGFNAQFLEYLLFERNRNWVDWLERRLDRPGTVFVAVGAGHMWGEKSVPDYLAAAGYTLERLQ
- a CDS encoding 50S ribosomal protein L25/general stress protein Ctc, coding for MSDQLTLPAEMRERAGKGASRALRNEGRVPAVIYGAKKDPIGIHVEEKELTKMLQTGHFMNSIVEVSVDGDKHRTLPKDVQFHPVTSRPIHVDFFRLSKGATVQVNIPIRITDEEASPGKKAGGVLNIVRHELELSVDATAIPDEVVVSLDGMEIGDSIHLSDVELPEGAKSVIDRDFTILTMVAPRVQKVEEEETDEEGEEVAADEVPATEQKDDAEGGDAE
- the pth gene encoding aminoacyl-tRNA hydrolase, which translates into the protein MQIWAGLGNPGEKYRLHRHNVGFMALDTIAETYGFSPEKKQFKGIVREGRIGREKVILLKPQTFMNKSGESVRAALDFYKLDADDLTVFHDELDLAPMKVKVRDGGGLAGHNGLRSINQHLGPDFRRVRIGIGHPGHKDRVTGHVLGNYAKAEMDDLIHMLGVIASEAEWLADGDGPRFMNDVALRQSS
- a CDS encoding TIGR02466 family protein, which produces MGHKIVNVRSLFPTPLAVIRIEDHERINAELMKEIAARREKEQGIIRSNREGWHSGLDFFQRKEPAHRELAQAIMKAVAALTRRMGGKATDYENLRLECDGWVNVNPEGGYNTPHDHPGSFWSGAYYVSVPDKSADKNPNSGAIEFIDHRSAPAGQGLVKAPSLAGIQTFHPNAGTLLVFPSGAKHWVHPNTSEEDRVTIAFNARVTMNVQKMRQAMADRQKQVVKGTGAAATKAGAAKKPAAVKKAATKKAPAKKKAAAKKTA